A window of the Teredinibacter franksiae genome harbors these coding sequences:
- the rlmM gene encoding 23S rRNA (cytidine(2498)-2'-O)-methyltransferase RlmM — MEIVALCRIGFEKEVAAELVDVCGLQDVAGYVKAKADTGYVQFVVQQPEQAFALLRDYPFEELIFIRHWFLSPGLEEDLNPADRVTPLKLRMLPFLADLGQAGLRSIESIVLDTNDGKALSRLAKGVAHHLHKAMVVDKPTEHGLRGQLVFTSGQAAFTGLCFIQNVSPWTAGVPRLRLAKEAPSRATLKLEEAWHHFIPAKKWDTRLAPSMKAVDLGAAPGGWTWQLVRRSMFVDAVDNGPMAPALMDSGQVRHHLVDGFAYQPAKPVDWLVCDIADKPSKVASMIARWGRERWCREAVFNLKLPMKQRYQEVHKCKAIIVDALEDAGIQHQLRFKQLYHDREEVTGHLQLF; from the coding sequence GTGGAAATAGTGGCTTTGTGCCGGATTGGCTTTGAGAAGGAGGTGGCAGCAGAGCTTGTCGATGTCTGTGGGTTACAAGACGTTGCTGGGTATGTAAAAGCTAAAGCAGACACAGGCTATGTGCAGTTTGTGGTTCAGCAGCCTGAGCAGGCGTTTGCCTTGTTACGTGATTACCCGTTCGAAGAACTCATTTTTATCCGGCATTGGTTTTTGTCGCCAGGACTAGAGGAAGATCTTAACCCGGCAGACAGGGTGACTCCGCTGAAATTGAGGATGCTGCCCTTTTTGGCCGACCTTGGGCAGGCCGGTCTGAGATCTATCGAGTCAATTGTACTGGATACCAACGACGGGAAAGCGCTGTCAAGACTGGCGAAAGGCGTGGCACACCACCTACATAAGGCGATGGTGGTAGATAAACCCACGGAGCATGGGTTAAGAGGTCAGCTGGTCTTCACCTCCGGGCAAGCGGCCTTTACGGGACTCTGTTTTATCCAGAATGTCAGCCCTTGGACAGCGGGTGTTCCGCGCTTGCGGCTAGCGAAGGAGGCCCCCAGTCGCGCTACCCTAAAACTGGAGGAGGCCTGGCATCACTTCATACCAGCAAAAAAATGGGATACGCGTTTAGCGCCCAGTATGAAGGCTGTAGATCTTGGTGCGGCTCCCGGTGGTTGGACATGGCAATTGGTGCGTCGCAGCATGTTTGTTGACGCCGTCGATAACGGGCCAATGGCACCGGCTCTCATGGATTCTGGCCAGGTTAGGCATCACTTGGTGGATGGTTTTGCCTATCAGCCGGCAAAACCGGTTGATTGGTTGGTGTGTGATATTGCTGATAAGCCTTCTAAGGTCGCCAGTATGATTGCTCGCTGGGGTAGAGAGCGCTGGTGCCGTGAAGCGGTTTTTAACCTTAAGCTGCCAATGAAGCAGCGCTATCAAGAAGTACACAAGTGCAAGGCTATAATCGTCGATGCGTTGGAGGATGCTGGCATTCAGCATCAATTACGTTTTAAACAGCTCTACCATGACCGCGAAGAGGTTACGGGGCACCTACAATTATTTTAG
- the tusA gene encoding sulfurtransferase TusA: MNKIDDEILTNVAAVVDACGLTCPEPVMMLHNAVRDVAKGELIEVLATDPSTLRDIPKFCTFLNHPLEKQLEEGERYRFWVRKGGD, encoded by the coding sequence ATGAACAAGATAGATGATGAAATATTAACCAACGTTGCGGCGGTGGTGGATGCTTGTGGCCTTACCTGTCCGGAGCCGGTGATGATGTTACATAATGCTGTACGGGATGTAGCAAAAGGCGAGCTAATCGAAGTGTTGGCAACCGATCCGTCGACCCTGCGAGATATACCCAAGTTTTGCACCTTTCTCAATCACCCTTTAGAGAAGCAGCTAGAGGAGGGTGAGCGCTACCGGTTTTGGGTACGTAAAGGCGGCGATTAA
- a CDS encoding ligand-binding sensor domain-containing diguanylate cyclase — protein MINNRSRAIPNKQKSPLILTVLLLLCFTSGWAHSRIPPQVKFKPILANELEKLAYVNAIAQDKDGFIWIGAIQGLARYDGYTLKTYTYDENDPTSISHNWIKQLTLDSEDNLWAVSQFGVCRYQALIDKFDCIEKTGEGVNSKIRAAIFSMLEDTQGNFWVSTSEGLKILDPASRTFNPVPQHLHEILSPSANSEANVVHQMVQHPSGDLWFGLQGNGVVRYTPSTQAIKHFRSQDKEPNSLPANKIRELLIDSRGDLWVGSLGGGIARFNSNTNEFIRFKHSNNEKADTVWDIIEDESGIFWIADGTGVHLYDPETSAFREYNYVEGAQDGPGNFVGRDLFIDNAKGIWVGYFPSGVDTVDLQASEFLNYRHNPGDSTSLPDGGVLATLEQADGDIWVGCGFGLGRLDRETGAFKRYEHDQNDPTSLSGSTPLDMDIGPDGSLWVGSWDRGLNHKAPNSDVFKRYAYDPAKAETLYGREPWAVRFDKYGNLWVGTEKGVNLYRPDTDDFERVMPTDQAGAKLQSLYVRHIYSDSSGIIWVASFNGLYSIDPVTKRYTGHYSHNPDDPESLSSNQILSILEDRKGFLWVGTGGNGLNKLNLSTGKSQRFGVRDGLPNPTITGLIADGAGNMWVSTYKGLSRYNPHTGEFQTYDKLDGTLGNLYNRNSPSLLSTGELVFGGSRGLTIFDPEQLSNNTNIPPVVITELSIFNKPVTMGPKSPLTQSIAKTESLKLSYTQSVFSFEFAALSYRSPGENQYAYRLNGFETNWNYVGNRRSATYTNLDPGTYVFEVKASNNSGIWNEKPTRLTIVVSPPWWRSIWAYLAYILAAIALALRVRQTSLEKLATERKNLDHERAIVKRLKEIDVMKDEINRELDSKVAKRTEELRREHERLLSTQNELKMLNTKLADVSVTDQLTGLKNRRFLYQTIEEDAAIVSRQYRNFPDGLNLDDLTFALLDIDHFKEVNDRYGHSTGDKVLVQLSHILQQVLRESDYIVRWGGEEFVIVIRHLPRKHVTTIIERLRNIIKQHEFVINTELTLKQTCSIGIASYPFIAKEPTQVDWEQIIKIADRALYSAKSSGRDCWVWLEPGPRQLTAEAQIDAIEKDNIARSLSEGELSVTSSVNIDELAW, from the coding sequence TTGATTAATAATCGATCAAGGGCAATACCCAACAAACAAAAAAGCCCCCTTATACTCACCGTGTTACTTTTACTCTGCTTTACTTCGGGCTGGGCTCACTCGCGTATTCCCCCGCAAGTGAAATTTAAACCTATTTTAGCCAACGAACTCGAAAAGCTCGCCTACGTCAATGCTATCGCACAGGACAAAGATGGCTTTATTTGGATAGGCGCCATTCAAGGGCTCGCCCGCTACGATGGCTACACACTCAAAACCTATACCTACGACGAAAATGACCCCACATCTATAAGTCACAACTGGATTAAACAACTAACGCTAGATAGTGAAGACAACCTCTGGGCTGTTTCCCAGTTTGGTGTGTGCCGCTACCAAGCGCTCATCGACAAGTTCGACTGCATTGAAAAAACCGGCGAGGGGGTAAACAGCAAAATCAGAGCCGCCATATTCTCTATGCTTGAAGATACACAGGGGAATTTCTGGGTAAGCACTTCCGAGGGGTTAAAAATACTCGACCCCGCCTCCAGAACGTTCAACCCCGTTCCTCAACATCTGCACGAAATATTAAGCCCTAGCGCAAACTCCGAGGCCAATGTCGTTCACCAGATGGTACAGCACCCCTCGGGTGACCTGTGGTTTGGCCTGCAAGGTAATGGCGTGGTGCGCTATACCCCCTCCACCCAAGCCATTAAGCACTTTCGTTCCCAAGACAAAGAACCAAACAGCCTGCCCGCAAACAAAATTCGCGAGCTGTTGATCGACTCCAGAGGCGACCTTTGGGTGGGTTCTCTTGGAGGAGGAATTGCCCGATTTAACAGTAATACCAACGAATTTATTCGTTTCAAACACAGCAACAATGAAAAGGCCGATACCGTTTGGGACATTATTGAAGATGAAAGCGGCATTTTTTGGATTGCCGACGGCACAGGTGTTCACCTTTATGACCCCGAAACCAGCGCTTTCCGCGAGTACAACTATGTAGAAGGGGCGCAGGATGGCCCTGGAAACTTTGTTGGGCGAGACCTCTTTATCGATAACGCCAAAGGCATTTGGGTAGGTTACTTCCCAAGCGGGGTCGATACCGTAGATTTACAAGCCTCGGAATTTCTGAATTACCGCCACAATCCCGGCGATAGTACGTCACTGCCTGACGGCGGCGTACTGGCAACTCTGGAACAAGCAGACGGAGACATTTGGGTTGGCTGTGGGTTTGGCCTAGGTAGGCTCGACCGAGAAACCGGTGCCTTCAAACGCTATGAACACGACCAAAACGACCCTACCAGCCTCAGCGGTAGCACCCCGCTAGATATGGATATCGGGCCAGACGGAAGCCTCTGGGTAGGAAGTTGGGACAGAGGGTTAAATCACAAAGCGCCAAACAGCGACGTTTTTAAACGCTACGCCTACGACCCAGCCAAAGCTGAAACCCTCTACGGTCGCGAACCCTGGGCCGTGCGCTTCGATAAGTACGGAAATCTTTGGGTGGGAACAGAAAAAGGCGTAAACCTGTATCGACCAGATACTGACGACTTTGAGCGCGTCATGCCCACAGACCAAGCCGGTGCTAAACTGCAAAGCCTGTATGTACGCCATATATACAGTGACTCCAGCGGGATTATCTGGGTCGCATCGTTCAACGGCCTTTATAGCATTGACCCAGTCACAAAACGTTATACCGGACACTACAGCCATAACCCCGACGACCCAGAATCACTGAGTTCAAATCAAATTCTATCGATCCTTGAGGACAGAAAAGGCTTTTTGTGGGTGGGTACCGGTGGTAATGGTTTGAATAAACTCAATCTCAGCACCGGTAAAAGTCAGCGCTTTGGTGTTCGCGATGGGTTGCCCAACCCAACCATAACCGGGCTTATAGCTGATGGCGCCGGGAACATGTGGGTCAGTACCTACAAGGGCCTGTCGCGTTACAACCCCCATACGGGCGAGTTTCAAACCTACGACAAACTCGACGGTACTTTGGGTAACCTTTACAACCGCAACTCGCCTTCCCTGCTAAGCACCGGCGAATTGGTATTCGGTGGCTCTCGCGGGCTCACCATCTTCGACCCCGAACAGCTATCCAACAACACAAATATTCCCCCGGTTGTAATTACCGAGCTTTCCATCTTTAACAAGCCTGTAACCATGGGGCCAAAAAGTCCGCTAACACAATCTATTGCGAAAACAGAAAGCCTTAAGCTTAGCTATACGCAATCGGTGTTTTCATTTGAATTCGCCGCGCTAAGTTATCGGTCTCCCGGCGAGAACCAATATGCCTACCGCCTGAATGGTTTCGAAACTAACTGGAACTACGTAGGCAACCGCCGCTCAGCCACCTATACCAACCTAGATCCCGGTACTTACGTCTTCGAGGTAAAAGCCTCGAACAACAGCGGTATTTGGAACGAAAAACCCACTCGCCTCACCATTGTCGTATCACCCCCTTGGTGGCGCTCCATATGGGCGTACCTAGCCTACATCCTAGCGGCTATAGCACTGGCCTTGCGCGTACGGCAAACCAGTTTAGAAAAGCTGGCAACGGAGCGAAAAAATCTCGATCATGAACGCGCTATTGTAAAACGTCTAAAAGAAATTGACGTGATGAAAGATGAGATTAACCGCGAACTCGACAGTAAAGTCGCCAAACGAACAGAGGAATTGCGTCGCGAGCATGAAAGGCTGTTGTCCACGCAGAATGAGCTCAAAATGCTCAATACAAAGCTGGCCGATGTAAGCGTAACGGATCAGCTTACCGGTTTAAAAAATCGACGTTTTCTCTACCAAACCATCGAAGAGGATGCGGCAATTGTTAGCCGACAATACCGGAATTTCCCAGACGGACTAAATCTGGACGATCTAACCTTCGCACTTCTCGACATCGACCACTTTAAGGAAGTCAACGATCGCTATGGTCACAGTACTGGCGATAAAGTACTCGTGCAGCTCAGCCACATACTGCAGCAGGTATTGCGGGAGTCAGACTATATTGTGCGCTGGGGTGGTGAAGAATTTGTGATTGTTATCCGGCACCTACCAAGGAAGCATGTCACCACCATAATCGAGCGTTTAAGAAACATCATTAAACAGCACGAGTTCGTTATTAACACCGAACTCACCCTCAAGCAAACCTGCTCAATTGGCATCGCCTCCTACCCGTTCATAGCAAAAGAGCCCACCCAGGTGGATTGGGAGCAAATTATAAAAATTGCCGACCGAGCCCTCTACTCGGCAAAATCTTCCGGTCGCGATTGCTGGGTATGGCTGGAACCAGGTCCACGCCAACTCACCGCAGAGGCTCAAATCGATGCCATCGAAAAAGACAATATCGCAAGAAGCCTTAGCGAAGGAGAGCTAAGCGTGACCAGTTCCGTTAATATCGACGAACTCGCCTGGTAG
- a CDS encoding antibiotic biosynthesis monooxygenase family protein — MVHVLIERSLHEGQLSTYLEQAKIALQKTYVVPGFISGEAFANIQDENHRFLLCKWKSLEDWQRWSTGTERKEVLSAVHAILRQPEKICVLEN, encoded by the coding sequence ATGGTACACGTACTCATAGAGCGTAGCTTGCACGAAGGTCAGCTCTCCACCTACCTTGAGCAAGCTAAAATTGCACTGCAAAAAACTTATGTGGTACCGGGCTTTATTTCAGGAGAAGCCTTCGCCAATATCCAAGATGAAAACCACCGCTTTCTGCTATGCAAATGGAAATCCCTTGAAGACTGGCAGCGCTGGTCCACCGGTACGGAACGAAAAGAGGTGCTCAGCGCCGTTCATGCCATTCTTCGCCAGCCTGAAAAAATTTGCGTGCTCGAAAACTAG